In Plodia interpunctella isolate USDA-ARS_2022_Savannah chromosome 30, ilPloInte3.2, whole genome shotgun sequence, the following proteins share a genomic window:
- the LOC135310041 gene encoding histone H4: MTGRGKGGKGLGKGGAKRHRKVLRDNIQGITKPAIRRLARRGGVKRISGLIYEETRGVLKVFLENVIRDAVTYTEHAKRKTVTAMDVVYALKRQGRTLYGFGG, from the coding sequence ATGACCGGTCGCGGCAAGGGAGGGAAAGGTCTTGGAAAGGGAGGAGCCAAGCGTCACAGGAAGGTGCTTCGTGATAACATCCAGGGCATCACCAAACCGGCCATCCGTCGTTTGGCCCGCAGAGGAGGTGTCAAGCGTATCTCCGGTTTGATATACGAGGAGACGCGTGGTGTGCTCAAGGTGTTCCTCGAGAACGTGATCCGCGACGCGGTCACTTACACAGAGCACGCGAAGAGGAAGACCGTCACCGCTATGGACGTTGTATACGCTCTGAAGCGCCAGGGCCGTACCCTCTACGGTTTCGGCGGTTAG
- the LOC128682477 gene encoding histone H2B produces MPPKTSGKAAKKSGKAQKNISKTDKKKKKHKRKESYAIYIYKVLKQVHPDTGISSKAMSIMNSFVNDIFERIAAEASRLAHYNKRSTITSREVQTSVRLLLPGELAKHAVSEGTKAVTKYTSSK; encoded by the coding sequence atgccgcCGAAGACAAGTGGTAAGGCCGCCAAGAAGTCTGGCAAGGCCCAGAAGAACATCTCCAAGACtgataaaaagaagaagaagcacaAGAGGAAGGAGAGTTACGCCATCTACATCTACAAGGTGCTGAAGCAGGTTCATCCCGACACTGGTATATCCAGTAAGGCGATGTCTATCATGAACTCGTTCGTGAATGACATCTTCGAACGCATCGCTGCCGAGGCGTCCCGTTTGGCCCACTACAACAAGCGTTCCACAATCACGTCCCGGGAGGTGCAGACCTCCGTGAGGCTGCTGCTGCCCGGCGAGCTGGCCAAGCACGCCGTCAGTGAGGGAACGAAGGCCGTCACCAAATACACTAGCTCTAAGTAA
- the LOC128682476 gene encoding histone H2A yields MSGRGKGGKVKGKAKSRSNRAGLQFPVGRIHRLLRKGNYAERVGAGAPVYLAAVMEYLAAEVLELAGNAARDNKKTRIIPRHLQLAIRNDEELNKLLSGVTIAQGGVLPNIQAVLLPKKTEKKA; encoded by the coding sequence ATGTCTGGACGCGGTAAAGGTGGCAAAGTCAAGGGAAAGGCAAAGTCCCGCTCGAACCGTGCGGGTCTCCAATTCCCCGTGGGTCGTATTCATAGGCTCCTACGCAAGGGCAACTATGCCGAGCGAGTCGGTGCTGGCGCTCCCGTTTACCTCGCCGCCGTGATGGAGTACCTGGCCGCTGAGGTTCTCGAGTTGGCCGGCAACGCTGCCAGAGACAACAAGAAGACCAGAATCATACCGAGGCATCTGCAGCTGGCCATCCGCAACGACGAGGAGTTGAACAAACTTCTGTCCGGAGTCACAATCGCCCAGGGCGGTGTACTGCCCAACATCCAGGCGGTGCTCCTGCCCAAGAAGACCGAGAAGAAGGCGTAA
- the LOC128682475 gene encoding histone H1B-like, whose protein sequence is MADTAVASEASAPATPAKKQPKASAAAGGVKKAKAKPTHPKTSEMVNNAIKELKERSGSSLQAIKKYIAAQYKVDAEKLAPFIRKYLKSAVESGALIQTKGKGASGSFKLESKSASSKKPAAAGSKKSASSAAAKSKKATAAASAASKSKKGASSGAASSSASSPSKGKASSAAKDKKAAAAKKKPAAAKKAAAPAKAKAAAAPKAKKTAKPPTKKPKAPKPKKAAATQKKAAAKKTPASKK, encoded by the coding sequence ATGGCAGACACGGCTGTAGCATCCGAGGCATCAGCGCCAGCGACGCCGGCGAAGAAACAGCCCAAGGCGAGCGCGGCCGCCGGTGGTGTGAAGAAGGCTAAAGCCAAACCTACTCATCCCAAAACTTCGGAGATGGTGAACAATGCCATCAAAGAGTTGAAGGAGAGGAGCGGCTCGTCACTTCAAGCGATCAAGAAATACATCGCGGCCCAATACAAAGTCGACGCGGAGAAATTGGCGCCGTTCATAAGGAAGTATCTCAAGAGCGCCGTCGAGTCCGGTGCCCTCATACAGACCAAGGGTAAAGGAGCTTCCGGCTCGTTCAAATTGGAATCGAAATCTGCGTCTTCCAAGAAACCGGCGGCCGCCGGTTCGAAGAAATCTGCATCTTCTGCGGCGGCCAAGTCCAAGAAAGCCACCGCAGCGGCCTCCGCCGCATCGAAGTCGAAGAAGGGAGCTTCTTCTGGCGCCGCCTCGTCGTCTGCCTCGTCGCCGTCCAAGGGCAAGGCGTCCTCCGCCGCTAAAGACAAGAAGGCAGCGGCAGCCAAGAAGAAGCCCGCCGCGGCAAAGAAAGCGGCCGCACCGGCGAAGGCGAAGGCCGCCGCAGCGCCCAAGGCGAAAAAGACAGCTAAACCGCCAACGAAGAAGCCGAAGGCGCCCAAACCGAAGAAGGCGGCCGCCACACAAAAAAAGGCCGCAGCGAAAAAGACACCCGCCTCCAAGAAGTAA